The following proteins are encoded in a genomic region of Nitrospira sp.:
- a CDS encoding TfoX/Sxy family protein has translation MAPKHDGFKDFVLDQLADLRGLTCRAMFGGYGLRYRETFFGIIHKGRLYFKVTPETAESYRALGTKPFRVTSKMTLATYYEVPADILEDAALLAEWAETASTVQRPKPARRRAASKTRNSSPARITRARS, from the coding sequence ATGGCACCCAAGCACGACGGCTTCAAGGATTTTGTGCTGGACCAGTTGGCTGACCTCCGGGGTCTGACCTGTCGGGCCATGTTCGGCGGCTATGGGCTCCGCTATCGCGAGACCTTCTTCGGCATCATTCACAAGGGCCGGCTGTATTTCAAAGTCACACCGGAGACGGCCGAATCCTACCGTGCCTTAGGAACGAAACCCTTTCGCGTGACCTCCAAGATGACGCTCGCAACCTACTATGAAGTGCCTGCCGACATTCTTGAGGATGCCGCGCTCTTGGCTGAGTGGGCTGAGACCGCCAGTACCGTTCAGCGTCCTAAACCGGCGCGACGGCGCGCCGCGTCCAAGACCCGCAACTCCAGCCCAGCTCGAATAACCCGCGCCCGTTCATAG
- a CDS encoding DUF2784 domain-containing protein, whose translation MLAWPNNALLLADAVLLLHLAFVLFVLFGGLLALKWRNTIWVHLPAAAWGAVIEFSGWICPLTPLENWLRERGGGSGYDGDFVGRYLLMLLYPDHLTRTGQFVLGVVVMTLNLMVYGWLWKRGHLMNSHKGSSD comes from the coding sequence ATGCTGGCATGGCCGAACAACGCCCTCCTTCTGGCCGACGCGGTCCTCCTCCTACATCTCGCCTTTGTTCTCTTCGTCCTGTTCGGCGGCTTGCTGGCACTGAAGTGGCGGAACACCATCTGGGTCCATTTGCCCGCCGCAGCCTGGGGGGCCGTCATCGAGTTCAGCGGCTGGATCTGCCCGCTGACCCCGTTGGAAAATTGGTTGCGCGAAAGGGGCGGCGGATCGGGCTATGACGGTGACTTTGTCGGACGCTATCTGCTCATGCTCCTCTACCCGGATCATCTCACCCGCACCGGACAATTCGTCCTGGGAGTCGTCGTGATGACGCTCAATCTGATGGTGTATGGGTGGCTGTGGAAACGCGGCCATCTGATGAATTCCCACAAAGGTTCATCCGACTGA